From the genome of Cellvibrio japonicus Ueda107, one region includes:
- a CDS encoding NAD-dependent epimerase/dehydratase family protein — MNVLVTGANGYLGQALCPYLVASGYHLVTLTRQPYGLQGTVNIPVPDYLVSLPEQAFVGQEVVIHLAARAHQPGSASKRIDEEYRRINVDTTLAIAHAALRAGARRFIFLSSIKVNGEVTTGLPFRSSDPPKPGDAYGRSKWQAEQALTALFDKTGTELVIVRPPLIWGGAPKGNLATLVRLIDLKIPLPFKSLRNRRDLVSLGNLCSLIRCCLDHPAAAGQTLLVSDARPRSTAEIIWLISSQAKFSPRLVAFPTSLLRLLRHVPVIGTKLDKLISNLEVDIGQTQTLLGWQPEMD; from the coding sequence ATGAATGTGTTGGTTACTGGCGCCAATGGTTATCTGGGGCAGGCACTATGTCCATATCTGGTAGCTTCTGGATATCACCTGGTGACATTGACCCGGCAACCTTATGGTTTGCAGGGGACCGTTAATATCCCTGTTCCGGATTATCTGGTATCACTGCCCGAGCAGGCATTTGTAGGGCAGGAAGTCGTTATCCACCTGGCCGCTCGTGCACATCAACCCGGCTCTGCCAGCAAACGTATTGATGAGGAATATCGCCGCATTAATGTTGATACTACCTTGGCGATTGCCCATGCAGCCCTGCGTGCGGGTGCCAGGCGTTTTATTTTCCTCAGCAGTATCAAGGTAAATGGCGAGGTCACCACTGGACTGCCATTTCGTAGTAGTGACCCCCCTAAACCCGGCGATGCCTATGGGCGATCAAAATGGCAAGCTGAGCAGGCATTAACGGCCTTGTTTGATAAGACGGGTACCGAATTGGTGATTGTTCGCCCACCGCTGATATGGGGTGGGGCTCCCAAGGGTAACCTGGCGACCCTGGTTCGGCTGATTGATTTGAAAATTCCCTTGCCCTTCAAGTCATTACGTAATCGCAGGGATTTGGTTTCACTGGGAAACCTCTGCAGCCTTATTCGGTGTTGCCTGGATCATCCGGCCGCAGCCGGGCAAACCCTGTTGGTGAGTGATGCCCGGCCACGCAGCACAGCAGAGATTATCTGGTTGATTTCCAGTCAGGCAAAATTCAGCCCCCGTCTGGTAGCGTTCCCTACCAGCTTGCTCAGGTTACTACGTCATGTACCGGTTATTGGCACGAAGCTTGATAAGTTAATCAGTAATCTGGAGGTTGACATAGGGCAAACGCAAACATTACTGGGATGGCAACCAGAAATGGACTGA
- a CDS encoding ABC transporter ATP-binding protein produces MINRANRPYYLIGEPRVTACESKTLLHDTPAIFIRNLQFHWQPGAGPLLSIPAFTLAAGERLFVYGPSGSGKSSLLNLLAGVAVAQQGELQVFGQPLTALSASARDQFRARELGIIFQQFNLLPYLSALDNLRLRLHFLPRTQRAAAEARLQPLLAALGIGQMQHRPATQLSVGQQQRVAVARALLGEPRLILADEPSSALDSDSRDSFMRLLLDQCSATGASLVFVSHDRSLAGYFDRQLDISEFNPAPVQPGLAEVAP; encoded by the coding sequence ATGATCAACCGGGCTAATCGGCCCTACTACTTAATCGGGGAGCCACGTGTGACGGCCTGCGAGTCTAAAACCCTGTTGCATGACACACCAGCCATTTTTATCCGCAACCTGCAGTTTCATTGGCAGCCCGGTGCCGGGCCACTGCTGAGTATCCCGGCATTTACCCTGGCGGCGGGTGAGCGGCTATTTGTCTATGGGCCATCGGGCTCCGGTAAATCCAGCCTGCTCAACCTGCTCGCTGGTGTTGCTGTAGCGCAGCAGGGCGAATTACAGGTGTTTGGACAACCTTTGACCGCTTTGTCTGCCAGCGCGCGCGATCAGTTCCGCGCGCGTGAGCTGGGGATCATTTTCCAGCAGTTCAACCTGCTGCCTTACTTAAGCGCGTTGGATAACCTGCGTTTGCGCCTCCACTTTTTGCCACGGACGCAACGCGCTGCTGCCGAGGCGCGCCTGCAACCCTTATTGGCTGCCTTGGGCATAGGCCAGATGCAGCATCGGCCCGCCACCCAATTGAGTGTGGGGCAACAGCAGCGGGTTGCCGTGGCGCGCGCACTTTTGGGAGAGCCGCGTTTGATCCTCGCGGACGAGCCCAGTTCAGCGCTGGACTCGGACAGCCGCGATAGCTTTATGCGCCTGCTGCTCGACCAGTGCAGCGCGACAGGCGCGAGCCTGGTCTTTGTCAGTCACGATCGCAGTCTGGCGGGATATTTTGATCGGCAGTTGGATATAAGTGAGTTCAATCCAGCGCCGGTACAACCAGGATTGGCGGAGGTGGCGCCATGA
- a CDS encoding ABC transporter permease, whose protein sequence is MMLRLAFASLWNRRWTLLLTVISLVVSVALVLGIEHIRQSSKTGFNQTLVGTDLVVGARGSSINLLLYSVFRIGNATANVSWDSYQQLLRHSQVDWIVPIALGDSHRGYPVVGTADSYIRHYRYGADQPLHLAQGEWFQQANQVVLGAQVAKTLGYGLGDKLVLAHGSGKVSLHNHDDRPFVVTGVLAPTGTPVDKSLHISLAAIAGLHRDWQGGVPPSRRVAMTEAHTDHHDHDHDHDHDHDHDHKPQLVADAHPDSVTALLVGLKSRAASFTVQRQINQYPAEPLQAIIPGLALAEFWQMLGVVESSLQLIAGLVLVASLLGMTTSLLAAMGERRRELAILRALGAGPLYLFALLELEVMLLALLGLLGGVLLLALGLQLVHPWILDSYGVSLETLPNLAQLGNYALWVLGLALLLGLIPAWSAARQTLSQGLVVSR, encoded by the coding sequence ATGATGCTGCGCCTTGCATTCGCCAGTTTATGGAATCGTCGCTGGACGCTGTTGTTGACGGTGATATCGCTCGTCGTGAGCGTGGCCCTGGTATTGGGGATTGAACATATTCGCCAATCCAGCAAAACCGGTTTTAACCAAACCCTGGTAGGGACAGACCTGGTTGTTGGTGCGCGCGGCAGCTCTATCAATCTGCTGCTCTACTCGGTGTTTCGCATCGGTAATGCCACAGCCAATGTCAGTTGGGATAGCTATCAACAGTTGTTACGCCATTCACAGGTGGATTGGATCGTGCCCATTGCCCTGGGCGACTCCCATCGCGGCTACCCGGTTGTAGGTACTGCCGACAGTTATATCCGGCATTACCGCTATGGCGCTGATCAACCGCTGCACTTGGCTCAGGGCGAGTGGTTTCAGCAGGCCAACCAGGTGGTATTGGGGGCGCAGGTGGCTAAGACCTTGGGCTATGGTTTGGGGGACAAGCTGGTGTTGGCCCACGGCAGTGGCAAGGTCAGCCTGCATAATCACGATGATCGTCCCTTTGTCGTAACCGGGGTACTGGCTCCAACGGGGACGCCGGTGGATAAAAGCCTGCATATCAGCCTGGCGGCTATCGCCGGACTGCATCGTGACTGGCAAGGCGGCGTACCGCCATCCAGGCGGGTTGCGATGACAGAAGCACATACTGATCACCACGACCACGACCACGACCACGACCACGACCACGACCACGACCATAAACCTCAGCTTGTGGCAGATGCTCACCCGGACTCTGTGACGGCGCTCTTGGTTGGCCTCAAGTCCCGCGCTGCCAGCTTTACTGTCCAGCGGCAGATCAACCAATACCCTGCCGAACCCCTCCAGGCGATTATCCCCGGGCTGGCCTTGGCTGAGTTCTGGCAAATGCTGGGGGTGGTAGAGTCCAGTTTGCAGCTGATTGCCGGTTTGGTGTTGGTGGCCAGCCTGCTGGGAATGACAACCAGTTTGCTGGCGGCGATGGGCGAACGCCGCCGCGAGCTGGCCATACTGCGTGCCCTTGGGGCTGGGCCACTGTACCTGTTTGCCTTACTGGAGCTGGAGGTGATGCTGCTGGCCTTATTGGGCTTGTTGGGTGGCGTATTGCTGTTGGCATTGGGACTGCAGCTGGTGCATCCCTGGATCTTGGATAGCTATGGTGTGTCGCTGGAGACCTTGCCGAACCTGGCCCAGCTGGGGAACTATGCGCTATGGGTGCTGGGTTTGGCATTGCTGTTGGGGCTAATCCCCGCCTGGAGCGCCGCGCGCCAGACCTTAAGCCAGGGATTGGTGGTCAGCCGTTGA
- a CDS encoding MraY family glycosyltransferase, producing MLFGLWVSVFLLSFMLTGCYRGYALRKSLMDIPNDRSSHQVPTPRGGGIAIVVSLLLGMGVAISITPLGVIQYSAFLLPGLLLAGVSYLDDLGHVKAGWRLLVQILSATLALYLTGGMTALGVFGVTLESPPLLSLWALLVLVWIINLYNFMDGINGIASLTAISISLGILVLLWLIGAPVELMVPPFLLAGASAGFLLWNFPRARIFMGDIGSCFIGLVLGVIFLQAGQWNPVFYWAVLILSGAFIVDASLTLLLRAWRRQKLYQAHREHAYQHLSRRWQSHTKVTLGYNLLTLGYLLPVAGLVVLGHLDGFMGLLLGYCPLALVFWRSGAGRHQQWPAPERPL from the coding sequence ATGTTATTCGGGCTTTGGGTCAGTGTTTTCCTGCTCAGCTTTATGCTGACAGGATGTTATCGAGGCTATGCCCTGCGCAAGTCACTGATGGATATCCCCAATGATCGCAGCTCCCATCAAGTACCAACCCCCCGCGGTGGTGGTATTGCGATTGTGGTGAGTTTATTGCTGGGCATGGGAGTGGCTATATCGATCACCCCTCTGGGAGTGATCCAATACAGTGCATTCTTGTTGCCGGGATTACTGCTGGCAGGTGTTAGCTATCTGGATGACCTGGGGCATGTAAAGGCGGGATGGCGCCTGCTGGTACAAATACTGTCAGCCACACTGGCGCTTTATTTAACCGGTGGCATGACCGCGTTGGGGGTATTTGGCGTTACCCTGGAGTCGCCCCCCTTATTATCGCTGTGGGCATTACTGGTGCTGGTTTGGATTATCAATCTCTATAACTTCATGGATGGCATCAATGGAATCGCCTCTTTGACTGCGATCAGTATCTCCCTGGGGATACTGGTACTGCTCTGGTTAATCGGGGCTCCGGTCGAACTTATGGTGCCTCCCTTCTTGCTCGCAGGAGCCAGTGCCGGTTTTTTGCTCTGGAATTTCCCCAGGGCCCGTATTTTTATGGGGGACATAGGGAGTTGCTTTATTGGCCTTGTATTAGGTGTCATCTTCCTGCAAGCGGGACAGTGGAATCCAGTGTTTTACTGGGCCGTATTGATCCTTTCCGGTGCTTTTATCGTTGATGCCAGTCTCACGCTCTTGCTCAGGGCATGGCGTCGGCAAAAACTCTATCAGGCGCATCGGGAACATGCCTATCAACACCTGTCCCGTCGCTGGCAATCACATACCAAAGTCACCTTGGGATATAACCTGTTGACGTTAGGTTACTTATTGCCGGTTGCAGGCTTGGTGGTACTGGGGCACCTGGATGGGTTTATGGGATTGCTGCTGGGCTACTGTCCGTTAGCTCTGGTGTTTTGGCGGTCAGGTGCTGGCAGGCATCAGCAGTGGCCGGCGCCGGAGAGGCCGTTATGA
- a CDS encoding DUF3299 domain-containing protein yields the protein MRSGILKLGLLLLLAFGWTPGQAMFLFKTIDWVDLIPEEDLRLLESIPEVDHESLSDDAFAEDSIGASPGLRPSEKLTEQLSQQMASAIEEAASGQPGKGGERTWKDALVSTSVRAEFDNRPVRLPGYVVPLSYNDKQHVTEFFLVPYFGACIHVPPPPPNQIIYVSYPKGFTLPDLYTPFWVQGTMKIATKEHELGVSSYSMINVALTEYTEENAEESPSSD from the coding sequence ATGCGCTCAGGCATTCTCAAGCTCGGCCTCCTGTTACTGCTCGCCTTCGGATGGACGCCTGGGCAAGCCATGTTTTTATTCAAAACCATCGATTGGGTGGATTTGATCCCCGAAGAAGACCTGCGTTTGCTCGAATCTATCCCCGAGGTAGATCACGAATCCCTGAGCGATGATGCCTTTGCGGAGGACAGCATCGGTGCATCTCCCGGTTTACGCCCCAGCGAAAAGCTCACCGAGCAACTGAGCCAACAGATGGCCAGCGCCATTGAAGAAGCCGCCAGCGGCCAGCCGGGCAAGGGCGGCGAGCGCACCTGGAAAGATGCCCTGGTTTCCACCAGTGTGCGCGCCGAGTTTGATAACCGCCCGGTGCGCCTACCCGGTTATGTGGTACCGCTCAGCTACAACGACAAACAACACGTAACCGAATTTTTCCTGGTCCCCTACTTCGGCGCTTGCATCCATGTACCACCGCCCCCGCCAAACCAGATCATTTACGTGAGCTACCCCAAGGGCTTTACCCTGCCCGATCTCTACACCCCGTTCTGGGTGCAAGGTACCATGAAGATCGCGACCAAGGAGCACGAGCTGGGCGTCTCGTCCTACAGCATGATCAATGTGGCACTCACCGAATATACCGAGGAAAACGCCGAGGAATCCCCCAGTAGCGATTGA
- the zigA gene encoding zinc metallochaperone GTPase ZigA: MKLLPVTVLSGFLGAGKTTLLNHILNNRDKRRVAVIVNDMSEVNIDAALVNNQVTLNRAEEKLVEMSNGCICCTLREDLLIEVSRLAREGRFDYLVIESTGISEPLPIAETFTFEDEQGESLAQLARLDTMVTVVDGVNFLNDYLSAFPLQDTGESLGEEDERTVADLLVEQVEFCDVLLISKTDLLSDVQVNELITILHKLNPVAEIVPMVRGRVPLEKLLNTGKFAIERARQAPGWLKELRGEHIPETEEYGIGSFVYRARRPFHPQKLHDFFSGAFDQSVRGTSGRLLRSKGFFWLASRPQWAGQWSQAGGVAQQGAAGMFWRAVPREQWPEDEEQLEYIMAKWQEPFGDMRQELVFIGQGLDQAMITGQLDACLLDDDELMLGQDYWKTLPDPFPQWFADE; encoded by the coding sequence ATGAAATTGCTACCCGTCACCGTTTTATCCGGCTTTCTGGGGGCTGGTAAAACGACCCTGTTAAATCACATCCTCAACAACCGCGATAAGCGCCGGGTGGCGGTGATTGTGAATGATATGAGTGAGGTGAATATTGATGCCGCCCTGGTGAATAACCAGGTCACCCTCAATCGCGCTGAAGAAAAACTGGTGGAGATGAGCAACGGCTGTATCTGCTGCACCCTGCGCGAGGATTTATTAATTGAAGTAAGCCGCTTGGCACGCGAAGGACGGTTTGATTACCTGGTGATTGAATCCACCGGTATTTCCGAGCCCTTGCCTATCGCAGAGACCTTCACTTTCGAGGATGAACAGGGGGAGAGCCTGGCACAACTGGCGCGACTTGACACTATGGTGACTGTGGTGGATGGCGTGAACTTCCTTAACGACTATCTGAGTGCTTTTCCACTGCAGGATACCGGTGAAAGCCTGGGGGAGGAGGATGAGCGCACAGTGGCGGATTTACTTGTGGAGCAGGTGGAGTTTTGCGATGTGCTGTTAATTAGCAAAACCGATTTACTCAGTGATGTGCAGGTAAATGAGCTGATAACCATCCTGCACAAGCTCAATCCGGTAGCTGAGATTGTGCCCATGGTGCGCGGCCGGGTTCCCCTGGAGAAATTACTCAATACCGGCAAGTTTGCTATTGAGCGCGCCCGCCAGGCACCTGGCTGGCTCAAGGAGTTGCGCGGGGAGCATATTCCCGAGACGGAGGAGTACGGTATTGGCAGCTTTGTATATCGGGCGCGCCGTCCTTTCCATCCGCAAAAGTTGCACGATTTCTTCAGTGGTGCTTTTGACCAATCAGTACGGGGTACTTCAGGTCGGCTACTGCGCTCCAAAGGGTTTTTCTGGCTGGCGTCACGCCCCCAATGGGCGGGCCAATGGAGCCAGGCTGGCGGTGTCGCCCAACAGGGGGCAGCGGGTATGTTTTGGCGAGCGGTACCGCGCGAGCAGTGGCCGGAAGATGAGGAGCAGCTTGAGTACATCATGGCGAAGTGGCAGGAACCCTTCGGCGATATGCGCCAGGAATTGGTCTTTATCGGCCAGGGGCTGGATCAGGCGATGATCACAGGCCAGCTGGATGCCTGCTTACTGGATGATGATGAGTTGATGCTGGGGCAGGATTATTGGAAAACCCTGCCGGATCCCTTCCCTCAATGGTTTGCTGATGAATAA
- a CDS encoding CobW family GTP-binding protein — translation MSSRLIPTNIITGFLGVGKTTAITHLLNIKPTHEVWSVLVNEFGEIGIDGALLQGTNAHVREVPGGCICCVAGLPMKMALNMLIARTKPDRIIVEPTGLGHPEEIINTLTGEYYDTLLDLRATLTLVDPRKLSDSRYTGNASFNDQIAVADVLVANKTDLCAPDDRANFDGLATSFQPPKAAAFAVSQGQLELAWLDYPRQQHRLQHPQHHAGQKAAANRLSPQRELYNTAIQLPEGEDFVRRENQGGGFHACGWMFRPDICFDFNGLFGWMSGLPAVRAKAVMNTSEGIYMFNAEQGVLSVKPLAEVAAQDLGDSRLEMISESPIDAQPLEAELLAFRLV, via the coding sequence ATGTCCAGCCGCCTGATCCCAACCAATATCATTACCGGTTTTCTCGGGGTGGGTAAAACCACCGCCATTACCCATTTGCTGAATATCAAACCGACCCACGAAGTTTGGTCGGTATTGGTCAATGAGTTTGGCGAGATAGGTATTGATGGCGCGCTCTTGCAGGGTACTAACGCCCATGTGCGTGAAGTGCCGGGTGGTTGTATTTGCTGTGTGGCGGGCCTGCCGATGAAAATGGCGCTCAATATGCTCATTGCGCGCACCAAGCCGGATCGCATTATTGTGGAGCCTACAGGGCTGGGGCACCCGGAAGAAATCATCAACACCCTGACCGGTGAATACTACGATACCCTGCTCGACCTGCGCGCCACCCTGACCTTGGTTGATCCACGCAAATTGAGCGATAGCCGCTATACCGGCAATGCCAGTTTCAATGACCAGATTGCAGTTGCGGATGTGTTGGTCGCCAATAAAACCGACCTGTGCGCGCCGGATGATCGCGCCAATTTTGATGGCCTGGCGACCAGTTTCCAGCCGCCCAAAGCAGCGGCTTTTGCTGTTAGCCAGGGGCAGCTGGAATTGGCCTGGCTGGACTACCCGCGCCAGCAACATCGCCTGCAACACCCCCAACACCACGCCGGGCAAAAAGCGGCTGCCAATCGCCTGAGTCCACAGCGCGAGCTTTACAACACAGCAATTCAATTACCGGAGGGTGAGGATTTTGTGCGCCGCGAAAACCAGGGCGGTGGTTTCCATGCCTGTGGCTGGATGTTCCGTCCGGATATTTGCTTTGATTTTAATGGCCTGTTCGGATGGATGAGCGGTTTACCGGCTGTGCGCGCCAAGGCCGTGATGAACACCAGTGAGGGGATCTATATGTTCAATGCCGAGCAGGGCGTCCTGAGTGTTAAACCCTTAGCCGAGGTGGCGGCGCAGGACCTGGGGGATAGCCGCCTGGAAATGATCAGCGAGTCCCCCATAGACGCCCAGCCGCTGGAGGCAGAACTGCTAGCGTTTCGCCTTGTGTAA
- a CDS encoding acyl-CoA dehydrogenase, protein MLLLSLLAILVLVGVLVYRQVALIAASSIVIVAWLLLGVVAPALYSAWLVVPLVAILLVLNIGPIRRVVLSKPVFSILKKTMPPISATERDALEAGTTWWEKQLFSGKPDWNEFAQISLPQLTADEQSFLDNEVSELCSMLDEWDIHNNRKDLPPEAWQYLKEKKFFGLIIPKEYGGRDFSPYAQSRIMSKIASRSGTAAVTAMVPNSLGPGELLVKYGTEEQRQRWLPGLANGTEIPCFGLTGPEAGSDAGSIPDVGIVCKGEHEGQEVIGLKLTFNKRWITLAPVATVVGLAFKLHDPEGLLGDPNKKEYGITCALIPANHPGVDIGKRHNPGSPFMNGPIFGNDVFIPIDWIIGGAAMAGKGWRMLIECLGAGRGVSLPALSTASGEMNYRLVGAYARIRRQFNTEVGKFEGVQEATAEIAASGYTLEAMRQFVTKGLETGAPSVMTAMAKYHATEMMRQSVEHSMDIVGGRAIQNGPRNFLIASYISVPVAITVEGANILTRSLMIFGQGAMRCHPFLFEEMQAMEMSDAGAALKKFDRLFISHLGHVANNMLRTKLLGFLGGRFSSVPANADDFSRRWYQRINQLSAALASMSDIALAVLGGNLKRRELLSARLGDVHSQLFIACAILKFHSAHPRTRAEDAHAEYAVNRAIYLAQEALKDFANNFPVRWLARTIKFLAMPCGYVVRKPHDDLIRELGDLIMEENPVRQMLSHYLYISHDPLDAAGRVESTYQTLLSLGPVWHAFLKARNTGKLQGATLQEQAEDAAAKNIIQPQDVARVVDYDARRFDCLQTDAFDKL, encoded by the coding sequence ATGCTGTTGCTGTCGTTGCTTGCCATCCTGGTGCTGGTCGGCGTGCTGGTGTATCGCCAGGTCGCGCTGATTGCAGCTTCCTCCATTGTGATTGTTGCCTGGCTGTTGCTGGGCGTCGTGGCGCCGGCACTCTATTCTGCCTGGTTGGTGGTGCCCCTGGTGGCAATCCTGCTGGTGCTGAATATCGGCCCGATCCGCCGTGTGGTTCTTTCCAAACCGGTTTTCAGCATCCTCAAGAAAACCATGCCGCCGATCAGTGCTACTGAGCGCGATGCCCTGGAGGCGGGAACTACCTGGTGGGAAAAGCAACTGTTTAGTGGCAAGCCCGATTGGAATGAGTTCGCCCAAATTAGCCTGCCTCAACTAACGGCAGATGAACAATCGTTCCTCGATAATGAAGTGAGTGAGCTCTGCTCCATGCTTGATGAGTGGGATATCCACAACAATCGCAAAGACCTGCCGCCTGAAGCCTGGCAGTACCTTAAGGAGAAAAAATTCTTTGGCCTGATTATCCCCAAGGAATACGGTGGCCGCGATTTTAGTCCCTATGCGCAAAGCCGTATTATGAGCAAGATCGCCAGCCGCTCCGGCACGGCAGCCGTGACTGCGATGGTGCCCAACTCCCTCGGGCCAGGTGAACTCCTGGTTAAGTACGGTACGGAAGAGCAGCGCCAGCGCTGGTTGCCCGGCCTGGCGAACGGTACCGAAATCCCCTGTTTTGGCCTTACCGGCCCCGAGGCCGGTTCCGACGCCGGCTCCATTCCCGATGTGGGTATTGTCTGCAAGGGAGAGCATGAGGGGCAGGAAGTGATTGGCCTGAAACTGACCTTCAACAAACGCTGGATTACCCTGGCGCCGGTAGCCACCGTGGTCGGCCTGGCGTTCAAGTTGCACGATCCTGAAGGATTGTTGGGTGATCCCAATAAGAAGGAGTACGGCATTACCTGTGCATTGATTCCCGCCAACCATCCCGGTGTGGATATCGGCAAGCGCCACAATCCCGGCTCGCCGTTTATGAACGGGCCTATTTTTGGCAATGATGTATTTATTCCCATCGATTGGATTATCGGCGGCGCCGCCATGGCCGGTAAGGGCTGGCGTATGCTGATTGAGTGTTTGGGGGCAGGGCGCGGTGTATCCCTGCCTGCCCTGTCTACGGCATCGGGTGAAATGAATTACCGTTTGGTGGGGGCTTACGCCCGTATTCGCCGCCAGTTCAACACCGAAGTGGGCAAGTTTGAAGGTGTGCAGGAAGCGACGGCCGAGATTGCTGCCTCGGGTTATACCCTGGAAGCCATGCGCCAGTTTGTGACCAAGGGGCTGGAAACCGGTGCACCATCGGTGATGACCGCGATGGCCAAGTACCATGCCACGGAAATGATGCGTCAGTCTGTTGAGCATTCGATGGACATTGTTGGCGGCCGCGCTATCCAGAACGGGCCGCGCAACTTCCTGATTGCCTCTTACATTTCCGTTCCTGTCGCCATCACCGTGGAAGGCGCCAACATCCTCACCCGCTCCCTGATGATCTTTGGCCAGGGCGCCATGCGTTGCCACCCCTTCCTGTTCGAGGAAATGCAGGCAATGGAGATGAGTGATGCAGGAGCAGCGTTGAAAAAGTTTGACCGATTGTTTATCTCCCATCTCGGCCATGTTGCCAATAACATGCTGCGTACCAAATTACTCGGCTTTCTCGGCGGTCGCTTCAGTAGTGTGCCGGCTAATGCCGACGACTTCAGCCGTCGCTGGTACCAGCGGATTAACCAACTGAGTGCCGCCCTGGCGAGCATGTCGGATATCGCCCTGGCGGTTCTGGGCGGTAATCTCAAGCGCCGCGAGCTGCTCTCGGCGCGCCTGGGTGATGTGCACAGCCAGTTATTTATCGCTTGTGCCATCCTCAAGTTCCATTCCGCGCACCCGCGTACCCGTGCCGAGGATGCCCATGCGGAATACGCCGTGAATCGCGCTATTTATCTCGCCCAGGAAGCACTTAAGGATTTTGCCAACAATTTCCCGGTGCGTTGGCTCGCCAGGACGATCAAGTTTTTAGCCATGCCCTGTGGTTATGTTGTGCGTAAACCGCATGACGATTTGATCCGCGAGTTGGGTGATCTGATCATGGAGGAAAACCCGGTACGGCAAATGCTCAGTCACTACCTCTATATCAGTCACGATCCGCTGGATGCGGCTGGTCGTGTGGAAAGCACCTATCAAACGCTGTTGTCCCTTGGCCCGGTGTGGCATGCCTTCCTCAAGGCGAGAAATACCGGCAAGTTGCAGGGTGCTACCCTTCAGGAGCAAGCGGAAGATGCGGCGGCTAAAAACATTATCCAGCCCCAGGATGTGGCAAGGGTTGTTGACTATGATGCGCGTCGGTTTGATTGTTTGCAGACAGATGCCTTCGATAAGCTTTGA
- a CDS encoding GGDEF domain-containing protein produces the protein MNARRFNSVLLLAMVFTLVAIFAQEFLPTKRLLLTPSPQGIYYLYSTELADGSPAGSWISEHERKMRCVFPGNITNVHYSCSLNQLFATGPTRGIDLSGYTHMRIHVAHNGKTPRRIRVSLRNFAPAYSRETDTNSSKYHAVILRSEEINRMTSIPIHDFTVSDWWIDQYQIPRSQAQLELSNVMNLGLDFFDSLTPGDDELELRHLEFTGEWISKETWYLLILGCWMAGITLYATSRLIQLNRQTKHDTQVINSLHLDKQKLQLETDKFRRLSTVDPLTQAYNRFGIDQIVTTLMNHSELQTTEAADFALMVMDIDHFKQINDNYGHDLGDKILQRIAHIIQENLHAEDFLGRWGGEEFIVIQPNTSKEFAMALADKIRQVIATTYFESGNTVRVTLSVGVGERLIGEDFAATFKRVDEALYRAKAEGRNRCIMV, from the coding sequence ATGAACGCCCGGCGATTCAACTCGGTATTATTATTGGCCATGGTTTTTACGCTGGTGGCGATTTTTGCACAGGAGTTCTTGCCAACCAAGCGATTACTACTCACCCCATCACCCCAGGGTATTTATTACCTGTATTCAACCGAACTGGCAGACGGCTCCCCGGCCGGCAGCTGGATCAGTGAACATGAGCGCAAGATGCGCTGCGTCTTTCCCGGGAATATAACCAATGTCCATTACTCCTGTAGCCTGAACCAATTGTTTGCAACCGGCCCAACCAGGGGCATTGACCTATCCGGCTATACCCATATGCGTATTCATGTGGCACATAATGGCAAGACACCCAGGCGAATCAGGGTTTCCCTGCGCAATTTTGCTCCAGCCTATTCCCGCGAAACAGATACGAACAGTTCCAAATATCACGCTGTCATTCTGCGCAGCGAAGAAATCAATCGGATGACCAGTATCCCAATACACGATTTCACCGTATCTGACTGGTGGATTGATCAATACCAGATCCCCCGTAGCCAGGCGCAGTTGGAATTAAGCAATGTCATGAATCTGGGGTTGGACTTCTTTGATAGTCTTACCCCCGGTGACGATGAGCTGGAATTACGCCATCTGGAATTCACAGGTGAATGGATCTCCAAAGAAACCTGGTATTTGCTCATATTGGGTTGCTGGATGGCCGGAATCACACTCTATGCTACCAGCCGATTAATCCAACTAAACCGCCAGACTAAACACGACACCCAGGTTATTAATTCCCTCCATCTCGATAAACAAAAACTGCAACTGGAAACCGATAAGTTTCGCCGTCTTTCGACAGTAGACCCGCTAACCCAGGCCTATAACCGATTTGGTATTGACCAGATCGTCACAACCTTAATGAACCATTCAGAGCTGCAAACAACAGAAGCGGCTGATTTTGCCTTGATGGTTATGGATATCGATCACTTTAAGCAGATTAATGATAATTATGGCCATGACCTTGGCGATAAAATCCTGCAGCGCATAGCGCACATTATCCAGGAAAACCTGCACGCGGAGGACTTTCTGGGGCGCTGGGGTGGAGAGGAGTTTATTGTGATCCAACCCAACACATCAAAGGAATTTGCCATGGCGCTGGCCGATAAAATTCGCCAGGTCATCGCAACCACCTATTTTGAATCCGGGAATACTGTGCGGGTAACCCTGAGTGTCGGTGTCGGAGAAAGGCTCATCGGAGAGGATTTTGCAGCTACCTTTAAACGTGTTGATGAAGCGCTTTATCGGGCCAAGGCGGAGGGTCGCAATCGCTGCATCATGGTATAA